The following proteins are encoded in a genomic region of Methanoculleus bourgensis MS2:
- a CDS encoding amino acid ABC transporter permease has protein sequence MDLLSILIDWSPYIVSGIAATLGLVLIALGIGALLGLPMALGQVYGSRPVRWIIGIYVWFFRGLPILVLLFLFWFGIFPGIGLGNVPAFVVGAVVLGLRGAAYQSQIFRGAIQSVSEGQMIAARSLGMSRFTAIRSVILPQAMRIALPGWSNEYPNMLTDSAVCYAIGVAELLTVTSRIVAQTYLTMPIFLAAAGIFIILNYGGLKVLHGLERKIAIPGFGSGAV, from the coding sequence ATGGATCTTCTGTCAATCCTTATCGACTGGTCTCCATATATCGTCTCAGGCATTGCTGCCACGCTTGGCCTGGTTCTGATCGCCCTCGGCATCGGCGCCCTCCTCGGACTACCCATGGCGCTCGGCCAGGTTTACGGCTCCCGCCCGGTGCGCTGGATCATCGGGATCTACGTCTGGTTCTTCAGGGGTCTCCCCATCCTCGTCCTGCTCTTCCTCTTCTGGTTCGGCATATTCCCCGGGATCGGACTCGGCAATGTCCCGGCCTTCGTGGTCGGAGCGGTCGTGCTGGGTCTCCGGGGGGCGGCATATCAGTCCCAGATCTTCCGGGGGGCCATCCAGTCGGTCAGCGAAGGACAGATGATCGCGGCCCGATCCCTCGGGATGAGCAGGTTCACCGCCATTCGTTCCGTCATACTCCCCCAGGCGATGCGTATTGCGCTTCCCGGGTGGTCGAACGAGTACCCCAACATGCTGACCGACTCTGCGGTCTGTTACGCCATCGGGGTCGCCGAACTGCTCACCGTTACGTCGAGGATCGTTGCACAGACCTACCTGACGATGCCGATCTTCCTTGCAGCGGCAGGGATCTTCATTATCCTGAACTACGGGGGCCTCAAAGTCCTGCACGGGCTGGAGAGAAAAATCGCGATTCCCGGATTCGGGTCCGGAGCGGTGTAG
- a CDS encoding aldolase → MPPAPDIRIPLDVPSEEQERYRENYRKITHGTGRLMLFAGDQKIEHLNDDFAGEGIHPDDADPEHLFRIASRGRVGVFATQLGLIARYGRDYPDVPYLVKLNSKTNLVGTSQSDPVSSELYHVRQAVDLRDRAGLSILGVGYTVYLGSEYEPLMLYQAAQIVNQAHRYGLITVLWMYPRGKAVKDERDPHLVAGAAGVAAAIGSDFAKVNPPKVGGSVDAALLREAVAAAGRTGVVCAGGSQASVPEFLQQLHDQIHVGGTVGNATGRNIHQRSLDEAVRFCNAISAITLDDAGVDEAMRIYGGGG, encoded by the coding sequence ATGCCACCTGCACCCGATATCAGGATCCCTCTCGATGTGCCCTCCGAGGAGCAGGAGAGGTACCGGGAGAACTACCGGAAGATAACGCACGGCACCGGGAGGCTGATGCTCTTTGCCGGGGACCAGAAGATCGAGCACCTCAACGATGACTTCGCCGGGGAAGGCATCCACCCGGACGATGCCGACCCCGAACACCTCTTTCGGATCGCAAGCAGGGGAAGGGTCGGGGTCTTTGCGACGCAACTCGGGTTGATCGCCCGGTACGGCAGGGATTACCCGGACGTGCCCTACCTGGTCAAACTCAACTCCAAGACCAACCTGGTCGGGACCTCCCAGAGCGACCCGGTCAGTTCGGAACTCTACCATGTCCGGCAGGCGGTTGACCTCCGGGACCGGGCCGGTCTCTCGATCCTCGGCGTCGGCTACACGGTCTACCTTGGGAGTGAGTACGAGCCGCTGATGCTCTACCAGGCAGCACAGATCGTCAACCAGGCGCACAGATACGGTCTCATCACCGTGCTCTGGATGTACCCCCGCGGCAAGGCTGTCAAAGACGAGCGCGACCCGCACCTGGTCGCGGGCGCGGCGGGGGTCGCGGCGGCGATCGGGAGCGACTTTGCGAAGGTGAACCCGCCAAAGGTTGGGGGGTCGGTCGATGCGGCGCTCCTCCGTGAGGCGGTGGCGGCCGCCGGCAGGACCGGAGTCGTCTGTGCGGGCGGGTCGCAGGCCAGCGTGCCTGAGTTCCTGCAGCAGCTCCACGACCAGATCCACGTCGGCGGCACGGTCGGGAACGCGACCGGGCGGAACATCCACCAGCGGTCGCTTGACGAGGCGGTTCGGTTCTGCAACGCGATATCGGCGATCACCCTCGACGACGCGGGAGTGGATGAGGCGATGAGGATCTATGGAGGAGGTGGGTGA
- a CDS encoding 6-phosphofructokinase: MEEVGDGMTTIGVLTGGGDCPGLNAVIRAVVRTGAKYGFDTIGIRDGWHGLIAGDVEPLTDYSVTGILPKGGTILGTSRTNPFKDEADVQRLRDNIKRFGIDALVAIGGEDTLGVANKLSTMGIPVVGVPKTIDNDVAATDYTFGFDTAVSIVTEAIDRLHTTAESHHRIMVVEVMGRHAGWIATMAGIAGGADQILIPEVPFDLDEVAGHLQARYEKGKKFSIVVVAEGAQPKGMEGAITQSARTDEFGHVTLGGIGTFLRDELEKRLGMETRVTVLGHVQRGGSPTAHDRVLATRFGVAAVELIREKDFGKMVALRGNDIVAVPLEEAVANLKTVDMDLYKIASIFYGG, from the coding sequence ATGGAGGAGGTGGGTGATGGGATGACGACGATAGGTGTCCTGACAGGAGGAGGAGACTGCCCCGGACTGAACGCGGTGATCCGGGCGGTTGTGCGGACCGGGGCGAAGTATGGGTTTGACACGATCGGGATCAGGGACGGATGGCACGGGTTGATCGCCGGAGACGTCGAACCGCTCACCGATTACTCGGTGACCGGGATCCTCCCGAAGGGGGGGACGATCCTCGGGACGTCGCGGACGAACCCCTTCAAAGACGAGGCTGACGTCCAGCGGTTGCGCGACAACATCAAGAGGTTCGGGATCGACGCGCTGGTCGCCATCGGGGGCGAGGATACCCTCGGTGTCGCGAATAAACTCTCAACAATGGGTATCCCGGTGGTTGGGGTTCCAAAGACCATCGATAACGACGTCGCCGCGACCGACTACACCTTCGGATTCGACACCGCTGTCTCAATCGTCACCGAGGCGATCGACCGCCTTCACACGACGGCAGAGTCCCATCACCGCATCATGGTGGTGGAGGTGATGGGCCGGCATGCCGGCTGGATCGCGACCATGGCCGGGATCGCGGGTGGGGCAGACCAGATACTCATCCCAGAGGTCCCGTTCGACCTCGACGAGGTCGCCGGGCACCTCCAGGCGCGCTACGAGAAAGGGAAGAAGTTCAGCATCGTCGTGGTCGCCGAGGGTGCCCAGCCAAAGGGGATGGAAGGAGCGATAACCCAGTCGGCCAGGACTGACGAGTTCGGGCACGTGACGCTCGGCGGTATCGGGACGTTCCTGCGCGACGAACTTGAGAAAAGGCTCGGGATGGAGACGCGGGTGACGGTGCTCGGGCATGTCCAGCGGGGCGGATCCCCGACGGCGCACGACCGGGTGCTCGCGACCAGGTTCGGGGTGGCGGCGGTGGAACTCATCAGGGAGAAGGATTTCGGGAAGATGGTCGCGCTCCGGGGCAACGACATCGTCGCGGTCCCGCTCGAGGAGGCGGTGGCGAACCTCAAGACCGTGGATATGGACCTCTACAAGATCGCAAGCATCTTTTATGGGGGCTAA
- a CDS encoding ABC transporter ATP-binding protein, producing MRDYYRRTIAFARDTMRQPVKAGRDLHFSDLAFFLRFARPIWRVGVLALIATALVSAAKTVLPLSIKFFIDNVLLGETPDPGSLLAGAGGLLSSLNTLILALLVLGIFTGGMDLIRNYWTARFREDYAFNLQTALFEHVLSFPLSYFKSQQTGYILSRLSDDVQILQYTISQYLPQIVANALYVIFAFAILCTLNLRLTFVVVAFIPLYLLVNAVFIRRIRAATYRERERQAYVSRDLAEVITGIETVKSHAAEDREVHKVSRTLRDMVDARIRNTMLSAASEYFRIGTMSLMLIAVFWFGGNEVLAGAMTIGDFVAFAVYIVTFAPTVNTFFAFPVVMQPALTSAARLRDLFAMHGEPGAAPGTGGTLPGAVQGRIEFSGVWFGYSRENPVLRDANFVVRPGEVVAVVGRTGAGKTTLVNLILRAFVPQEGTIALDGRDLASLDPRWLRRQVSIVSQDLFLFHTTIEDNIRYSRPGATFEEVAEAARKAQIHDDIMRFPEGYQTVVGERGTQVSVGQRQRIAIARAFLKDAPILILDEPTSALDMQTEAQIRQTLRVLVRNRTTILVSHRPSLLDLTNRVLSIEDGRVQEFRGADVTIIPGTGCRYHTPGGSVVP from the coding sequence ATGAGAGACTACTACCGACGCACTATTGCCTTCGCCCGGGATACCATGCGCCAGCCGGTGAAGGCCGGCAGGGACCTCCACTTCTCTGACCTCGCCTTCTTCCTCAGGTTCGCCCGCCCAATCTGGAGGGTGGGCGTGCTGGCTCTTATAGCCACGGCTCTTGTCTCCGCCGCAAAGACCGTCCTCCCGCTCAGCATCAAGTTCTTCATCGATAACGTCCTGCTGGGTGAGACCCCTGACCCCGGGAGCCTCCTTGCAGGGGCCGGCGGGCTCCTCTCATCGCTCAACACCCTCATCCTCGCCCTCCTGGTGCTCGGGATCTTCACCGGCGGCATGGATCTCATCAGGAACTACTGGACGGCGCGGTTCCGGGAAGATTACGCCTTCAACCTCCAGACCGCACTCTTCGAGCATGTCCTGAGTTTCCCGCTCTCGTACTTCAAGTCGCAACAGACCGGCTACATCCTCTCCCGCCTCTCAGACGACGTTCAGATTCTGCAGTACACCATCTCCCAGTACCTCCCCCAGATCGTTGCAAACGCCCTCTACGTTATCTTCGCCTTCGCGATCCTCTGCACCTTAAACCTCAGGCTGACCTTTGTCGTCGTCGCCTTCATCCCCCTCTACCTCCTGGTCAACGCCGTCTTCATCAGGAGGATCCGTGCCGCCACCTACCGGGAACGCGAGCGGCAGGCTTACGTCTCGCGGGACCTCGCTGAGGTGATCACGGGTATCGAGACCGTAAAATCGCATGCTGCTGAAGACCGGGAGGTGCATAAGGTCTCCCGGACGCTCCGGGATATGGTCGATGCCCGGATCAGGAACACGATGCTCTCCGCCGCGTCAGAGTACTTCAGGATCGGCACAATGTCGCTCATGCTGATCGCCGTCTTCTGGTTCGGCGGCAACGAGGTTCTCGCCGGCGCAATGACCATAGGCGATTTTGTCGCGTTCGCGGTCTACATCGTGACGTTCGCCCCCACCGTCAACACCTTCTTCGCCTTCCCGGTCGTCATGCAGCCCGCGCTCACCTCAGCCGCACGGCTTCGCGACCTCTTTGCGATGCACGGCGAGCCGGGCGCCGCCCCCGGCACCGGGGGGACTCTGCCCGGCGCCGTGCAGGGCCGGATTGAGTTCTCGGGGGTCTGGTTCGGCTACTCGAGGGAGAACCCGGTCCTGCGGGACGCAAACTTCGTCGTCCGCCCCGGCGAGGTGGTCGCCGTCGTCGGGCGGACCGGCGCCGGGAAGACGACGCTCGTCAACCTTATCCTCCGGGCGTTTGTGCCGCAGGAAGGCACGATCGCCCTCGACGGGCGCGACCTCGCGTCGCTCGACCCCCGGTGGCTGCGGCGGCAGGTATCCATCGTCTCCCAGGACCTCTTCCTCTTCCATACCACCATCGAGGATAATATCCGTTACAGCAGGCCTGGCGCTACATTTGAAGAGGTCGCGGAGGCCGCACGGAAGGCGCAGATCCACGATGACATCATGCGGTTCCCGGAGGGATACCAGACAGTCGTCGGCGAGCGTGGGACCCAGGTCTCCGTCGGCCAGCGGCAGCGGATTGCCATCGCCCGGGCGTTCCTGAAGGATGCGCCCATCCTCATCCTCGATGAACCCACATCAGCACTGGATATGCAGACCGAAGCCCAGATCAGGCAGACGCTCCGGGTCCTGGTCCGGAATCGGACGACCATCCTCGTCTCCCACCGCCCCTCGCTCCTGGACCTGACCAACCGCGTCCTCTCGATCGAGGATGGGCGGGTGCAGGAGTTCCGGGGAGCGGATGTCACCATAATACCTGGAACCGGCTGCAGATACCACACTCCTGGTGGGTCAGTCGTCCCCTGA
- a CDS encoding DUF5714 domain-containing protein: MEHRTGCLICGRNLVYTGEPRDLACAVCGEVQSTTAACEAGHFVCDRCHSLEALDLIEQFCITTPLEDPLAIACILMRSPAVRMHGPEHHFLVPASLIAAYCNHRGEPGRKGALLGQARARAGMVRGGFCGTHGTCGAAVGTGIFVSLITGSTPLKKQEWSLSNQMTARSLMVIARHGGPRCCKRDSWLAIRTATIFLEERFGITLPVQEAVRCEFSDINRECLQEACPFHASYPTG; the protein is encoded by the coding sequence ATGGAGCATAGGACAGGATGCCTGATCTGCGGCAGGAATCTTGTGTATACCGGGGAGCCCCGCGACCTTGCGTGTGCCGTCTGCGGGGAGGTCCAGAGCACCACGGCGGCCTGCGAAGCCGGGCACTTTGTCTGTGACCGGTGCCACAGCCTTGAGGCGCTCGACCTCATCGAGCAGTTCTGCATCACAACGCCGCTCGAGGACCCGCTTGCCATCGCCTGTATCCTGATGCGGAGCCCGGCAGTCAGGATGCACGGGCCTGAACACCACTTCCTTGTGCCGGCAAGCCTCATCGCCGCTTACTGCAACCACCGGGGGGAACCCGGAAGAAAAGGGGCGCTGCTCGGGCAGGCACGTGCACGGGCCGGGATGGTCAGGGGAGGTTTCTGCGGAACCCACGGCACCTGTGGTGCGGCAGTCGGGACCGGGATCTTCGTGAGCCTGATCACCGGGTCCACGCCATTGAAGAAACAGGAGTGGTCGCTTTCAAACCAGATGACCGCACGCAGCCTGATGGTGATCGCCCGGCACGGCGGTCCCCGGTGCTGTAAACGGGACTCCTGGCTTGCGATCAGGACAGCAACCATCTTCCTCGAGGAGCGGTTCGGCATAACCCTCCCGGTGCAGGAAGCGGTGCGGTGCGAGTTTAGCGATATCAACCGCGAATGCCTGCAGGAGGCCTGCCCCTTCCACGCGAGCTACCCGACCGGGTGA
- a CDS encoding antibiotic biosynthesis monooxygenase family protein, with translation MAEREPVYTTGIWLVNPGREEEFIAAWKEFAEWTSRLGGGSLEVLLLQDAEQPQRFVSVGPWKDVPAIRAWRSTPEFGAFMQRAKELCTGIHPAIMKPVVRIGERS, from the coding sequence ATGGCAGAAAGGGAACCGGTCTACACCACCGGCATCTGGCTGGTGAACCCTGGCCGGGAGGAAGAATTTATTGCCGCATGGAAGGAGTTTGCCGAGTGGACGTCCCGGTTGGGTGGAGGCTCCCTTGAGGTGCTCCTGTTGCAGGACGCCGAACAGCCCCAGCGGTTCGTATCGGTCGGGCCGTGGAAGGATGTCCCGGCTATCCGGGCATGGCGCAGCACCCCGGAGTTCGGCGCATTCATGCAGAGAGCAAAAGAACTCTGCACCGGTATTCACCCTGCCATCATGAAACCCGTCGTTCGTATCGGGGAGCGTTCCTGA
- the mgtA gene encoding magnesium-translocating P-type ATPase, with amino-acid sequence MKTEDLLAMTVDDCLAHLGSSPSGLSTDEAVLRQKRYGMNEIAEARRYRGLIAFLGHLKNPLVIILIIAAIISAFVGEIVQAIIILVIVVLSVTLDFFQEYRAEAAVDLLKQKISRTATALRDGERREIRMAELVPGDVIDLTAGDIVPADARVLAARDFFINQSALTGEPFPVEKTADRLSVVETDRTAWDNYLFLGTSVVSGHATAVVAMTGKNTEYGHIAQVLAARPPETEFERGLRHFGYLIMRTTFLLVLVVFLVNAIFKHGVLESLLFAVALAVGLTPELLPMILSLNLAKGAIAMSEKGVLVKHPEAIQNFGSMDVLCTDKTGTLTENAISLVLHTDPEGHDDETVLLFSYLNSLNQTGLKSPLDEAILAYRDIPVEGYRKVDEIPFDFVRKRVSVIVEKGGERFLVTKGAPEQVFDACSSTRDQAGVRPFTGELAEEVEHRYEALSADGFRVLAVACRPVGDAKAVYTPDDEKDLVLLGFVAFIDPPKEKARESLQRLIRDGIDLKIVTGDNEQVTRKICRDLDFPVHRALTGAEITHMTDEALARVVDETTIFARVTPIQKDQIIRALMRNNHIVGFLGDGINDAPALRTADVGISVDTAVDIAKEAADIVLLEKDLQVLGDGVIEGRRTFGNTMKYLMMGTSSNFGNMFSVAGASLLLPFLPMLPIQILLNNLLYDLSESTIPTDRVDDEYISHPRRWDIHFIRDFILVFGPISSLFDFLTFGILLLVFHATAPLFQTAWFIESIVTQTLIIFVIRTRMSPFYRSRPSWQLAFSTAAVIAAALAMPFLPLGTAFGFVLLPPHFYLVLAGLVAGYLVTVEMVKVRFFAGRF; translated from the coding sequence ATGAAGACCGAGGACCTGCTTGCGATGACCGTCGACGACTGCCTTGCTCACCTCGGGTCGTCTCCCTCCGGCCTCTCGACCGACGAGGCGGTCCTGAGGCAGAAAAGGTACGGGATGAACGAGATCGCAGAGGCGCGCCGGTACCGCGGTCTGATCGCCTTCCTCGGCCACCTGAAAAACCCGCTCGTGATCATCCTCATCATCGCCGCGATCATATCCGCCTTCGTCGGCGAGATTGTCCAGGCCATAATCATCCTCGTTATCGTCGTCCTCAGTGTTACCCTGGACTTTTTCCAGGAGTACCGCGCCGAAGCGGCGGTCGATCTCTTAAAACAGAAGATCAGCAGGACGGCCACAGCACTCCGGGACGGAGAACGCCGGGAGATCAGGATGGCCGAACTGGTTCCCGGGGACGTCATCGACCTTACCGCCGGGGATATCGTACCCGCAGATGCCCGCGTCCTTGCCGCCCGCGACTTCTTCATCAACCAGTCGGCCCTGACAGGCGAACCGTTCCCGGTGGAGAAGACTGCAGATCGCCTTTCTGTGGTAGAGACAGACCGGACCGCGTGGGATAACTACCTCTTCCTCGGGACATCGGTGGTAAGCGGCCATGCGACCGCCGTGGTCGCCATGACCGGGAAGAATACCGAATACGGGCATATCGCACAGGTGCTTGCCGCACGTCCTCCCGAGACCGAGTTTGAGAGGGGGCTTCGGCACTTCGGCTACCTGATCATGCGCACCACCTTCCTCCTGGTGCTCGTTGTATTCCTGGTCAACGCCATCTTCAAACACGGTGTCCTTGAATCCCTCCTTTTCGCCGTGGCCCTCGCCGTCGGGCTGACGCCCGAACTCCTCCCCATGATCCTCTCCCTCAACCTTGCAAAAGGTGCCATTGCCATGTCAGAGAAGGGCGTCCTCGTGAAGCACCCCGAGGCGATCCAGAACTTCGGGAGTATGGACGTCCTCTGCACCGATAAGACCGGTACGCTGACGGAAAACGCCATATCCCTCGTGCTCCACACCGATCCGGAGGGGCACGACGACGAGACGGTGCTGCTCTTCTCGTACCTCAACAGTCTCAACCAGACCGGATTGAAGAGCCCGCTTGATGAGGCGATCCTCGCGTACCGCGACATCCCGGTCGAGGGCTACAGGAAGGTCGACGAGATCCCCTTCGATTTTGTCAGGAAGCGGGTCTCAGTAATCGTCGAAAAGGGCGGCGAACGGTTCCTGGTCACAAAGGGTGCTCCAGAACAGGTTTTTGACGCCTGCTCTTCGACCAGAGACCAGGCAGGGGTCCGGCCGTTCACCGGCGAGCTCGCTGAGGAGGTGGAACACCGCTACGAGGCGCTGAGCGCCGACGGCTTCAGGGTCCTTGCGGTCGCCTGCCGGCCGGTCGGAGATGCGAAGGCAGTCTATACACCAGATGATGAGAAGGATCTGGTCCTGCTCGGCTTTGTGGCCTTCATCGATCCCCCGAAGGAGAAGGCGCGGGAGTCGCTCCAGCGGCTTATCAGGGACGGGATCGACCTGAAGATCGTTACCGGGGATAACGAGCAGGTCACAAGGAAGATCTGCCGGGATCTGGACTTCCCGGTGCACCGGGCCCTGACCGGTGCCGAGATCACCCACATGACCGATGAGGCGCTGGCGCGGGTGGTCGACGAGACCACGATCTTTGCCCGGGTGACGCCCATCCAGAAAGATCAGATCATCAGGGCGCTGATGAGGAACAACCACATCGTCGGCTTTCTGGGGGACGGGATCAACGATGCTCCGGCCCTGCGGACCGCCGACGTCGGTATATCGGTCGATACGGCGGTTGATATTGCAAAGGAAGCTGCAGACATCGTCCTGCTTGAAAAAGACCTTCAGGTCCTCGGAGACGGCGTCATAGAGGGGCGCAGGACCTTCGGGAACACGATGAAGTATCTCATGATGGGGACGAGTTCAAACTTCGGCAATATGTTCAGCGTTGCCGGAGCATCGCTGCTCCTTCCTTTCCTGCCGATGCTCCCGATCCAGATCCTTCTCAACAACCTCCTCTACGACCTCTCTGAGTCGACGATCCCAACCGACCGGGTCGACGACGAGTACATCTCCCACCCCAGGCGCTGGGACATACACTTCATCAGGGACTTCATCCTCGTCTTCGGTCCTATCAGTTCACTCTTCGACTTTCTCACCTTCGGGATCCTCCTGCTGGTCTTCCATGCGACGGCCCCCCTCTTCCAGACCGCGTGGTTCATTGAGTCGATCGTCACCCAGACCCTGATCATCTTCGTCATCAGGACACGGATGAGCCCATTCTACCGGAGCAGGCCGAGCTGGCAACTGGCCTTCAGCACCGCCGCGGTCATCGCCGCTGCCCTCGCGATGCCCTTCCTCCCCCTGGGGACCGCCTTCGGCTTTGTCCTGCTGCCGCCGCACTTCTATCTGGTCCTCGCCGGACTGGTGGCAGGCTATCTGGTGACAGTGGAGATGGTGAAGGTCAGGTTCTTTGCCGGGCGTTTCTGA
- a CDS encoding PAS domain S-box protein, producing MQENSLDQQIQAVRHCISELTLGMPAGPGDATPPGRLRRAAENLATAATRAEEERQQLRDLLGSSPDGFVVTDTDGRIISANPAAVALLGESLPGTLLVAYGYPDTQPEIALMLADLRAGRACAPRETTLRSRGGARVRVVITAAGRGAGEKRWLIRERPALQESEERDRLLARVEEERSLLQAIIEQMPEGVVIAEAPSGRLIHYNEQLRRMWGRPDMPRDLRTFSGLHSDGRPYQPEEWPIARSVASGEVVRDEEFRILRADGTWIYINASSAPIHDESGIVRYAVAVLSDVTDRKQMEEELQASEEKYRKLFENTGDAINIFEMVRDEHGEIVDWILRDANPVSQRDLGRLDEIVGRRVTELFGAEVMAEYITRSREIMASGVGQKYENSFWGNRYYISSTYPIGKDLIGSVSTEITDRKRMEEELHLQQQRLELALSAARMIAWDWEPAAGRLRISGDFEGIYGRPPFARPEERLALVHPDDIDRLRAEGEHSGPYHTEYRIIRPDTGAAVWLESRGEVQRDEAGGFVRAVGVTMDITGQKQSRQALEHQQELLQGIIDAIPVMITIYDPDLMFFRLNREFQRVLGWSEEDGARGDLMTRFFPDPEYRKMADDYMRSLKPGWRDLLLVAKDGSIVETAWANIRLSDDTRVGIGIDIRERTRAEAAIIESEERFRALMNASPNAVMLIDRDGTILILNEVAAERFGGSVQELMGTPVYDYFTPEVAARRREIIEEVFSTGRPVRFDDEREGRVLYNSLFPVADAEGNVVRVAVLSYDITEQRRSEEMRHQAFAQIEHNMEQFAILGDHIRLPLQVILATSELLDDEQASERIRKQVWRINDLVRQLDRGWVESREIREFLRRHELM from the coding sequence ATGCAGGAAAATTCTCTGGACCAGCAGATTCAGGCCGTCCGACACTGTATCAGTGAACTCACCCTGGGGATGCCGGCAGGCCCGGGGGACGCTACCCCACCCGGGAGGCTTCGCCGCGCTGCGGAAAACCTAGCCACAGCCGCAACCCGGGCAGAGGAGGAACGGCAGCAGCTCCGGGACCTTCTCGGGTCCTCCCCCGACGGGTTCGTGGTGACGGACACAGACGGCCGGATCATCAGCGCAAACCCGGCGGCAGTAGCCCTCCTCGGTGAGTCACTGCCGGGCACGCTCCTCGTGGCATATGGCTACCCCGACACGCAACCTGAAATCGCTCTCATGCTTGCGGACCTCCGCGCCGGGAGAGCGTGCGCACCCCGGGAGACAACCCTGCGCTCCCGGGGCGGCGCCCGGGTCAGGGTCGTGATCACCGCCGCCGGCAGGGGTGCCGGGGAGAAGCGGTGGCTGATCCGGGAGCGGCCGGCGCTCCAGGAGAGCGAAGAGCGAGACCGGCTCCTTGCAAGAGTTGAGGAGGAGCGTTCCCTGCTGCAGGCCATCATCGAACAGATGCCCGAGGGCGTCGTCATCGCCGAAGCCCCATCGGGAAGGCTCATCCACTACAACGAGCAGTTACGCCGGATGTGGGGGCGACCCGACATGCCGCGCGATCTCAGGACATTCAGCGGGCTTCACTCTGATGGGCGGCCCTACCAACCCGAGGAGTGGCCGATTGCCCGGTCGGTCGCCAGCGGGGAGGTGGTGAGGGATGAGGAGTTTCGGATCCTCCGGGCAGACGGTACCTGGATCTACATAAACGCCAGTTCCGCTCCCATCCACGACGAGAGCGGTATCGTGCGCTATGCGGTAGCGGTCCTCTCCGATGTGACCGACCGGAAGCAGATGGAGGAGGAACTGCAGGCGAGCGAGGAGAAATACCGGAAACTCTTCGAGAATACGGGTGATGCCATCAACATCTTCGAGATGGTCCGCGATGAGCACGGCGAGATCGTGGACTGGATCCTGCGCGACGCAAACCCTGTCTCACAGCGCGACCTCGGCAGGCTGGACGAGATCGTCGGGAGACGCGTCACCGAACTCTTTGGCGCGGAGGTGATGGCCGAATATATCACGAGGTCGCGGGAGATCATGGCGTCAGGCGTCGGGCAGAAGTATGAGAACAGTTTCTGGGGCAACCGCTACTATATCTCCTCCACCTATCCCATTGGAAAAGACCTGATCGGGAGTGTCAGCACCGAGATCACCGACCGGAAACGGATGGAAGAGGAACTGCACCTCCAGCAGCAGCGGCTCGAACTGGCCCTCAGCGCCGCGAGGATGATCGCCTGGGACTGGGAGCCTGCCGCCGGCCGGCTCAGGATCAGCGGCGACTTTGAAGGGATCTACGGCCGGCCGCCCTTCGCCCGGCCCGAGGAGAGGCTGGCACTGGTCCACCCCGACGATATCGACCGCCTGCGCGCCGAAGGAGAGCACAGCGGGCCCTACCACACCGAGTACAGGATCATCCGCCCCGACACGGGAGCCGCTGTCTGGCTGGAGTCCCGTGGCGAGGTCCAGAGGGATGAGGCGGGAGGCTTCGTCAGGGCCGTCGGCGTCACGATGGATATCACCGGACAGAAGCAGTCCCGCCAGGCGCTGGAGCACCAGCAGGAACTCCTGCAGGGGATCATCGACGCAATCCCGGTGATGATCACGATCTATGACCCGGATCTCATGTTCTTCCGCCTCAACCGTGAGTTCCAGAGGGTGCTGGGCTGGTCGGAGGAGGACGGGGCCAGGGGTGACCTGATGACGAGGTTCTTCCCCGACCCCGAGTACCGGAAGATGGCCGACGACTACATGCGGTCACTGAAACCGGGGTGGCGCGACCTCCTGCTGGTCGCAAAGGACGGTTCCATCGTCGAAACCGCCTGGGCCAACATCCGTCTCTCCGACGATACGCGTGTCGGGATCGGCATCGATATCCGTGAGCGGACGCGGGCTGAAGCCGCCATCATAGAGAGCGAAGAACGGTTCCGGGCGCTCATGAACGCATCGCCAAACGCAGTGATGCTCATCGATCGCGACGGCACCATCCTCATCCTGAACGAGGTGGCTGCCGAGAGGTTCGGTGGGAGCGTCCAAGAACTCATGGGCACACCGGTATATGATTACTTCACGCCGGAGGTTGCCGCGAGACGGAGGGAGATTATCGAGGAGGTCTTCTCGACGGGCCGGCCGGTCAGGTTCGACGATGAGCGGGAGGGGAGGGTCCTCTACAACTCCCTCTTCCCGGTCGCCGACGCGGAAGGAAACGTGGTGCGGGTCGCGGTGCTCTCCTACGACATCACCGAGCAGAGACGCTCTGAGGAGATGCGGCACCAGGCGTTCGCCCAGATCGAGCATAACATGGAGCAGTTCGCTATCCTCGGCGATCACATCCGCCTGCCCCTGCAGGTCATCCTCGCTACGTCAGAACTCCTGGACGATGAGCAGGCATCGGAGCGGATCCGCAAACAGGTCTGGCGGATCAACGATCTCGTCAGGCAACTCGACAGGGGCTGGGTGGAGTCAAGGGAGATCCGGGAGTTCCTCCGCAGGCACGAACTGATGTAG